One Helianthus annuus cultivar XRQ/B chromosome 12, HanXRQr2.0-SUNRISE, whole genome shotgun sequence genomic region harbors:
- the LOC118485003 gene encoding uncharacterized protein LOC118485003, which produces MEIGGHCALDWGALEEVAEAARARGLIGDDTPWSRLFDMAYTPSYRVMACEFLSSFDYAPRPADRPEEDDDEDDPLIEVSFRLAGQWHLMSLRQFAEHSGLYRVEELDTPIYTDGIWMPPRTTLMRFWQVISQHRFGTTSKQRASYITDPLYRYLHKLIATSITPREQSREWCTQGDLFHLYCLIWGEWCALHRCLASGSRRRSTGRTGGNGQVFEPVALPNELPELLPEPAQGEGQLADGDAVEGDVGDDDDGDHVEPPPSPPPVPFPLGALAQQAQPHGVPQYPQHVFNDELDPAVARALAELEDRMRARMEAVHGRMERLLMEAIQAFRRGEQSGSDQGAGTSGTVGAGPSGTTQDPPL; this is translated from the exons ATGGAGATCGGCGGCCACTGTGCCCTCGATTGGGGTGCTCTAGAAGAGGTCGCGGAGGCGGCGAGAGCCCGAGGGCTCATCGGAGACGATACTCCATGGTCGAG GTTGTTCGATATGGCATACACGCCGTCTTACAGGGTCATGGCGTGTGAGTTTTTGTCGAGTTTCGACTATGCTCCCAGGCCTGCAGACCGTCCAGAGGAGGATGACGATGAGGACGACCCGTTGATAGAGGTTAGCTTTCGTCTAGCGGGGCAGTGGCATTTGATGTCACTCAGACAGTTTGCCGAGCACTCCGGCCTTTACAGGGTGGAGGAGTTAGACACCCCCATCTACACCGACGGCATATGGATGCCCCCCCGTACGACTCTGATGCGGTTCTGGCAGGTGATCAGCCAGCATCGCTTCGGCACGACGTCGAAGCAGAGGGCTTCCTATATCACTGATCCCCTCTACCGCTACCTGCACAAGCTTATTGCCACATCTATAACACCACGCGAGCAGAGTCGCGAGTGGTGCACTCAGGGGGATCTCTTTCACCTGTACTGCCTTATATGGGGGGAGTGGTGCGCCCTCCATCGCTGCCTAGCCAGTGGTTCGCGACGGCGTTCCACAGGCAGGACAG GAGGGAACGGGCAGGTCTTCGAGCCCGTCGCTCTCCCAAACGAGCTACCGGAGTTGCTTCCGGAGCCGGCACAGGGTGAGGGTCAGCTGGCGGATGGTGATGCCGTAGAGGGCGACGTCGGCGATGACGACGATGGTGACCACGTTGAGCCACCACCATCTCCCCCGCCGGTTCCATTTCCGTTAGGTGCTCTGGCACAGCAGGCGCAGCCACATGGGGTGCCTCAGTACCCCCAGCACGTATTCAACGACGAGCTCGATCCAGCTGTGGCACGTGCGTTGGCTGAGTTGGAGGACCGGATGCGGGCGCGGATGGAGGCCGTTCACGGCCGTATGGAGCGTCTTCTCATGGAGGCGATCCAGGCATTCCGGCGTGGTGAGCAGTCCGGTTCGGATCAAGGGGCGGGGACCTCAGGCACTGTGGGGGCGGGGCCCTCAGGCACCACTCAGGATCCACCGCTTTAG
- the LOC110919050 gene encoding ATP-dependent DNA helicase PIF4-like, translating into MSFDDIKTVDGKIYHTFKDACLARGLLDDDNEYIIAMKEASTWSTSDFLRTFFVMPLMSNSISRLGPFWTLAKSLLCEDILYQQRRVTGIPDLVLPEEEIENICLSHIEKLLLAYGSTLSCFSDMPNVPGNYISALNNQMIMKELSYDRSSLKKELASFLKSLTDEQQKVYQTVMNAVAKGSGGVFFLYGYGGTGKTFLWKTFAAALRSKGEIVLNVASSGIASLLLDGGRTAHSRFVIPINVNEDSICSMEPHSELGGLIKETKMIIWDEAPMTHKHCFEALDRTMRDIVRSNNSSLQSKPFGGKIVLFGGDFRQILPVIPKGLLVTQTN; encoded by the exons ATGAGTTTTGATGATATAAAAACAGTTGATGGAAAAATTTATCATACCTTTAAAGATGCATGTCTCGCTCGTGGTCTGTTGGATGATGATAATGAGTATATAATTGCCATGAAGGAAGCAAGCACATGGTCCACTTCTGATTTCTTGCGTACATTTTTTGTAATGCCGTTGATGTCAAATTCCATTTCTAGGCTTGGTCCTTTCTGGACACTAGCAAAATCTCTATTGTGTGAAGATATATTATATCAGCAACGGAGGGTTACTGGTATTCCTG atttggTTCTTCCAGAGGAAGAGATTGAAAACATTTGCTTATCACATATCGAAAAATTGTTACTTGCTTATGGAAGTACATTAAGCTGCTTTTCTGACATGCCAAATGTTCCTGGGAACTACATTTCAGCATTGAacaatcaaatgataatgaaagaACTTTCCTATGATCGGAGTAGCTTAAAAAAGGAACTTGCATCTTTCTTAAAATCTTTAACTGATGAACAGCAAAAAGTGTATCAAACCGTCATGAATGCAGTTGCTAAAGGAAGTGGAGGTGTTTTCTTTCTATATGGTTACGGTGGAACTGGTAAAACATTTCTCTGGAAAACATTTGCAGCTGCGTTACGCTCCAAAGGTGAAATTGTTTTGAATGTTGCATCCAGTGGTATTGCATCACTTCTATTAGATGGCGGTAGAACGGCTCATTCCAGATTTGTAATTCCGATAAACGTTAACGAGGATTCTATATGTTCTATGGAACCGCACAGTGAGCTAGGAGGCTTAATAAAAGAAACTAAGATGATAATCTGGGATGAAGCGCCAATGACACATAAGCATTGTTTTGAAGCTTTGGATAGAACAATGAGAGATATAGTTCGTTCCAATAATTCGTCCTTGCAGTCCAAGCCTTTTGGCGGAAAGATAGTCCTTTTTGGCGGTGATTTTAGACAAATCCTTCCGGTCATTCCAAAAG GATTGTTAGTTACTCAAACTAACTGA